A window of the Natrinema salifodinae genome harbors these coding sequences:
- a CDS encoding Vms1/Ankzf1 family peptidyl-tRNA hydrolase codes for MLDELLGRASLKDRIDELEDENERLRERYEAESERRSEAATARQEAEERSNRLEDRIAQLEGELERVNDEETGLAVCRRDQLRGTRLDAVLDRLQSFRTGPEGALTVSVGEGGLSDDVREDLANPLGDRAALVDDAAPCLCCVDDAGLVAVTLDPPVSPDTEATWADAFALEREWFLPTGQHALALVRTDLFALGIYDGDDRVDYRGFESDVKGGHSKGGFSQARFERIRDEQIDDHLERCREALADYERGGDRADVPLYLVGQRGVVDALVEESTLEPAATAAVDATGDPKPALADAARSFWTTELRVL; via the coding sequence ATGCTCGACGAGTTACTCGGCCGCGCGTCGCTCAAGGACCGCATCGACGAACTCGAGGACGAGAACGAGCGACTGCGCGAACGGTACGAGGCCGAATCCGAGCGGCGATCTGAAGCCGCCACCGCCAGGCAGGAGGCCGAAGAGCGGAGCAACCGGCTCGAGGACCGAATCGCCCAGCTCGAGGGCGAACTCGAGCGGGTCAACGACGAGGAAACCGGACTCGCCGTCTGCCGCCGCGACCAACTGCGAGGCACACGTCTCGACGCCGTCCTCGATCGGCTACAGTCGTTTCGGACCGGTCCCGAAGGCGCGCTGACGGTTAGCGTCGGCGAGGGCGGGCTCTCCGACGACGTCCGCGAGGACCTGGCCAATCCCCTCGGCGACCGCGCCGCGCTGGTCGACGACGCCGCGCCCTGCCTGTGTTGCGTCGACGACGCCGGCCTGGTCGCGGTAACGCTCGATCCGCCGGTCTCCCCCGACACCGAGGCGACCTGGGCCGACGCGTTCGCCCTCGAGCGCGAGTGGTTCCTGCCGACCGGTCAGCACGCGCTCGCGCTGGTCCGGACGGACCTGTTCGCCCTCGGGATCTACGACGGTGACGACCGCGTCGACTACCGGGGCTTCGAGAGCGACGTCAAGGGCGGCCACTCGAAGGGCGGGTTCTCCCAGGCTCGGTTCGAACGGATCCGCGACGAGCAGATCGACGACCACCTCGAGCGCTGTCGGGAGGCGCTGGCCGACTACGAGCGCGGGGGCGACCGGGCGGACGTGCCGCTGTATCTCGTCGGTCAGCGCGGCGTCGTCGACGCGCTCGTCGAGGAATCTACGCTCGAGCCGGCCGCGACGGCCGCCGTCGACGCGACCGGCGACCCGAAACCGGCGCTGGCGGACGCCGCGCGGTCGTTCTGGACGACGGAGCTGCGGGTCCTGTGA
- a CDS encoding DUF1611 domain-containing protein, whose product MRIAILAHEKFPDRAKTALGVLRYGDHDVAAVLDRDTAGKRVSDFVSDVQDAPIVAELADLEDEADELDALLIGISPIGGEFDESWRDDVRTALEYGCDVVSGLHYFLAEDEEFARLAEENGCELRDVRNPPEDLTVADGVAGEVDAEVILTVGTDCSVGKMTTTMELARDARQAGFDAAVIPTGQTGIMIEGWGNPIDRVVSDFTAGAVEEMITELGDEYDYLFVEGQGSIVHPAYSPVTLGILHGSMADKLVLCHEAGREAIHGYESFSLPSIPTYVDLYESIAEPVAEGRVVAGALNTAGLDDDAARQAVDEYAETLGAPATDVIRFDTDDVLEALR is encoded by the coding sequence ATGCGCATTGCGATTCTTGCACACGAGAAGTTCCCCGACCGGGCCAAGACCGCCCTGGGCGTCCTCCGGTACGGCGACCACGACGTCGCCGCCGTCCTCGACCGGGACACCGCCGGAAAGCGCGTGTCCGACTTCGTCTCCGACGTACAGGACGCGCCGATCGTCGCCGAGCTGGCCGACCTCGAGGACGAGGCCGACGAGCTCGACGCCCTGCTGATCGGCATCTCCCCGATCGGCGGCGAGTTCGACGAGAGCTGGCGCGACGACGTTCGGACGGCCCTCGAGTACGGCTGCGACGTCGTTTCCGGGCTGCACTACTTCCTCGCCGAGGACGAGGAGTTCGCCCGCCTGGCCGAGGAAAACGGCTGCGAACTCCGGGACGTCCGGAACCCGCCCGAGGACCTCACGGTCGCCGACGGCGTCGCCGGCGAGGTCGACGCCGAGGTGATCCTCACCGTCGGCACCGACTGCTCGGTCGGCAAGATGACGACGACGATGGAGTTGGCCCGCGACGCCCGCCAGGCCGGCTTCGACGCCGCGGTGATCCCGACCGGCCAGACGGGCATCATGATCGAGGGGTGGGGGAACCCGATCGATCGCGTCGTCAGCGACTTCACCGCCGGCGCGGTCGAGGAGATGATCACGGAGTTGGGCGACGAGTACGATTACCTCTTCGTCGAGGGACAGGGCAGCATCGTCCACCCAGCGTACTCGCCGGTCACGCTAGGCATCCTCCACGGCTCGATGGCTGACAAGCTCGTGCTCTGTCACGAGGCCGGCCGGGAGGCGATCCACGGCTACGAGTCGTTCTCGCTGCCGTCGATTCCGACCTACGTCGACCTCTACGAGAGCATCGCCGAACCGGTCGCAGAGGGGCGGGTCGTCGCCGGCGCGCTGAACACGGCCGGGCTGGACGACGACGCGGCCCGCCAGGCGGTCGACGAGTACGCCGAGACGCTGGGTGCGCCCGCGACCGACGTGATCCGCTTCGACACCGACGACGTGCTCGAGGCCCTGCGCTGA
- a CDS encoding dipeptide epimerase → MTLETTVERRSLPLEYPFGISRGTTTETEVVTVRIEDADGTTGLGAASPSPHYGETPATVEAVLPDLLAVVEDVGDPHQLERIERRMRETVRRNPAARTAVSIAVHDLAAKRLDVPLYRYWGLDPAETLETSYTIGLDDVETMREKTETALERGFGTLKVKLGTDRDLEIVRTIRSAAPDVDLFVDANEAWSPRDAVDKIDRLAEFDLEFVEQPVPAENPEGLKFVSERSALPIAADESCVTLADIPRIADRCDIANLKLMKCGGLREARRMISAARAHGLEVMCGCMTESNASIAAACHLAPLLDYADLDGSLLLAADPADGVPMPNGRIDLVGLDRPGTGAVLQS, encoded by the coding sequence ATGACGCTCGAAACGACCGTCGAGCGGCGTTCGCTCCCGCTCGAGTACCCGTTCGGCATCTCCCGCGGGACGACGACCGAGACCGAGGTCGTGACGGTCCGCATCGAGGACGCGGACGGGACGACCGGCCTCGGCGCCGCCAGCCCGTCGCCTCACTACGGCGAGACCCCGGCCACGGTCGAAGCCGTCCTGCCCGACCTGCTCGCGGTCGTCGAGGACGTCGGCGATCCCCACCAGCTCGAGCGGATCGAGCGCCGCATGCGCGAGACCGTTCGGCGGAATCCGGCCGCCCGCACCGCGGTGAGCATCGCCGTCCACGACCTGGCCGCGAAACGACTCGACGTGCCCCTCTACCGATACTGGGGGCTCGATCCCGCGGAGACGCTCGAGACCTCCTACACCATCGGACTCGACGACGTCGAGACGATGCGCGAGAAGACCGAGACGGCCCTCGAGCGCGGCTTCGGCACGCTGAAGGTCAAGCTCGGGACCGACCGCGACCTCGAGATCGTCCGGACGATCCGGTCTGCCGCCCCCGACGTCGACCTGTTCGTCGACGCCAACGAGGCCTGGTCGCCCCGCGACGCCGTCGACAAGATCGATCGCCTGGCCGAGTTCGACCTCGAGTTCGTCGAGCAGCCGGTTCCCGCCGAGAACCCCGAAGGACTGAAGTTCGTCTCCGAGCGGTCGGCGCTGCCGATCGCGGCCGACGAGTCCTGTGTCACGCTCGCAGATATCCCCCGAATTGCCGACCGCTGTGACATCGCGAACCTCAAACTGATGAAGTGCGGCGGACTGCGGGAGGCCAGGCGGATGATCAGCGCCGCCCGAGCCCACGGGCTCGAGGTGATGTGCGGCTGCATGACCGAGTCGAACGCCTCGATCGCGGCGGCCTGTCACCTCGCGCCGCTGCTGGACTACGCCGACCTCGACGGCTCGCTGCTGCTGGCCGCGGACCCCGCCGACGGGGTCCCGATGCCCAACGGCCGGATCGATCTCGTCGGCCTCGACCGGCCAGGGACGGGTGCCGTCCTCCAGTCATAA
- a CDS encoding AAA family ATPase — MIVVICGPPGAGKTSIATCVRRRLQERGRRVESFHSDDFSSRTYEQLAERVVDGPPTGSGTETRPDTGITLVDGTFYRREWQTQFRTLGDVRFVLVTASLETCLERNRDRADPIDEQGVHVVYREFDEPDADLEIDTDRCGPAEATDRIVAAIDAWLDS; from the coding sequence GTGATCGTCGTCATCTGCGGGCCGCCAGGCGCGGGCAAAACGTCTATCGCGACCTGCGTCCGCCGCCGGCTTCAGGAACGGGGTCGGCGGGTGGAGTCGTTTCACTCCGACGACTTCTCGAGTCGGACCTACGAGCAGTTGGCCGAGCGGGTCGTCGACGGACCTCCGACCGGGTCCGGGACCGAAACCCGGCCCGATACCGGGATCACGCTCGTCGACGGCACCTTCTACCGCCGGGAGTGGCAGACGCAGTTCCGGACGCTCGGCGACGTCCGATTCGTCCTCGTGACCGCGAGCCTCGAGACCTGTCTGGAGCGAAATCGGGATCGCGCGGATCCGATCGACGAGCAAGGCGTCCACGTCGTCTACCGGGAGTTCGACGAGCCCGACGCCGACCTCGAGATCGACACCGACCGCTGCGGCCCCGCGGAAGCGACCGATCGGATCGTCGCCGCGATCGACGCCTGGCTCGACTCGTAA
- a CDS encoding FxLYD domain-containing protein — protein MTRSTTSRRRVLASLGAGIAAAAAGCTGSGGIDGKPAYEDGNMGEVNASNASNRTAAEMSAAEALAEQESNTSVTPLNSLSVADHEFVVEDGYLGATVQGTVENTGSDRIQLAEVRTRVYNDAGDMLGQYLATTGDLNGGSTWEFQVIILEPPADVADYDITVLGTPS, from the coding sequence ATGACTCGGTCGACGACGAGCCGGCGGCGCGTGCTCGCGTCGCTGGGTGCGGGCATCGCGGCCGCGGCCGCCGGCTGTACGGGCAGCGGGGGAATCGACGGTAAGCCAGCCTACGAGGACGGGAACATGGGCGAGGTCAACGCCAGCAACGCCTCCAACCGCACGGCGGCCGAAATGTCCGCGGCGGAGGCGCTCGCCGAACAGGAATCCAACACCTCGGTGACGCCGCTTAACTCCCTCTCGGTGGCCGACCACGAGTTCGTCGTCGAAGACGGCTACCTCGGTGCGACCGTCCAGGGGACCGTCGAGAACACGGGATCCGACCGTATCCAACTCGCCGAAGTCCGGACGCGCGTCTACAACGATGCCGGCGACATGCTCGGCCAGTATCTCGCGACGACCGGCGACCTCAACGGCGGCTCGACCTGGGAGTTCCAGGTAATCATCCTCGAACCGCCCGCCGACGTCGCCGACTACGACATCACCGTTCTCGGGACGCCCTCGTGA
- a CDS encoding PspA/IM30 family protein, producing MGILSRTSYVIRSKLNSVLNRAEDPTDTLDYSYEQMRDQLQQVKRGIADLTTQKKRLEMRKRRLEDNVEKHNDQARTAVQQGREDLARRALEKKKTKMNQIEDMERQISNLQSQQDQLIDQKNELQSRIEEFRTKKETMKARHEAAKASSQVSEAITATGEEFEDVGRAIERAEEQTEDMEARAAAMDELHESGAFEDVLSDKDNIDRELEQLSTDSGVEAELETLRSEVGGETETEADSDAEEEAEAAELDEEELTELEDDDQADVEAELAELQDEENA from the coding sequence ATGGGCATCCTCTCTCGGACCTCCTACGTCATCCGGTCGAAGCTCAACTCGGTGCTCAACCGGGCCGAGGACCCGACCGACACGCTGGACTACTCCTACGAGCAGATGCGCGATCAGCTCCAGCAGGTCAAACGCGGCATCGCCGATCTCACCACCCAGAAAAAGCGCCTCGAGATGCGGAAACGCCGCCTCGAGGACAACGTCGAGAAACACAACGACCAGGCCCGGACCGCCGTCCAGCAGGGCCGAGAGGATCTGGCGCGACGCGCCTTGGAGAAGAAGAAGACGAAGATGAACCAGATCGAGGACATGGAGCGCCAGATCTCGAATCTGCAGAGCCAACAGGACCAGCTGATCGACCAGAAAAACGAGCTTCAGAGCCGCATCGAGGAGTTCCGCACCAAGAAGGAGACGATGAAGGCCCGCCACGAGGCCGCCAAAGCGAGCTCGCAGGTCTCGGAAGCGATCACGGCCACCGGCGAGGAGTTCGAGGACGTCGGCCGCGCCATCGAACGCGCCGAGGAGCAGACCGAAGACATGGAGGCCCGTGCCGCCGCGATGGATGAACTCCACGAGTCCGGCGCGTTCGAGGACGTCCTCTCCGATAAGGACAACATCGACCGCGAACTCGAACAGCTCTCGACCGACAGCGGTGTCGAGGCCGAACTCGAGACGCTCAGGTCCGAGGTCGGCGGCGAGACCGAGACGGAAGCCGACTCGGACGCCGAGGAGGAAGCCGAGGCCGCCGAACTCGACGAGGAGGAACTGACCGAACTCGAAGACGACGACCAGGCGGACGTCGAGGCCGAACTTGCGGAATTGCAGGACGAAGAAAACGCGTGA
- a CDS encoding alpha/beta fold hydrolase, whose amino-acid sequence MTDTDIDLTIPEGWTEGDVAVNGVRLHYYRSGGAGRPLVVAHGITADGRSRIPLVEPLADEYDVVTYDARGHGRSAAPDGGYTYSDMAADLVGLVDALGLAGPDADPDPVLYGHSMGGTAVAVAAAENPALPHAVVLEDPELLLPLDGETDDADDAPGDESDDVDVSAMIERIRGRPAPSREALLTADSELQALVDAGRERLATLLADAYLDVDAAVEGVLAAERVDPADVFPEIEAPTLILKADADPESRTRHREAASHLPDGRLVHVDGAGHCVLREEPDRALEIIEEFLDER is encoded by the coding sequence ATGACCGACACCGATATCGACCTCACCATCCCGGAGGGGTGGACCGAGGGCGACGTCGCGGTCAACGGCGTCCGACTGCACTACTACCGCAGCGGCGGCGCGGGCCGCCCGCTCGTAGTCGCCCACGGGATCACCGCCGACGGCCGCTCGCGGATTCCGCTGGTCGAGCCCCTCGCCGACGAGTACGACGTCGTGACCTACGACGCCCGCGGCCACGGCCGCTCGGCGGCCCCCGACGGGGGGTACACATATTCCGACATGGCGGCCGATCTCGTCGGCCTGGTCGACGCGCTCGGACTCGCGGGGCCCGACGCCGACCCCGATCCGGTGCTGTACGGCCATTCCATGGGCGGGACGGCCGTCGCCGTGGCGGCCGCCGAGAACCCGGCGCTCCCGCACGCGGTCGTGCTGGAGGACCCCGAGTTGCTGCTGCCGCTGGACGGCGAGACGGACGACGCCGACGACGCGCCCGGCGACGAGAGCGACGACGTCGACGTCTCGGCCATGATCGAACGCATCCGCGGTCGACCGGCTCCCTCCCGCGAAGCGCTGCTGACCGCCGATTCCGAACTGCAGGCCTTAGTCGACGCGGGCCGCGAGCGCCTGGCGACGCTGCTGGCGGACGCGTACCTGGACGTCGATGCCGCCGTCGAGGGGGTGCTGGCGGCCGAGCGGGTCGATCCGGCCGACGTCTTCCCCGAGATCGAGGCGCCGACGCTGATCCTCAAGGCCGACGCCGATCCCGAATCCCGGACGCGCCACCGCGAGGCCGCGTCGCACCTGCCGGACGGCAGGCTGGTCCACGTCGACGGCGCCGGCCACTGCGTGCTCCGTGAGGAACCCGACCGGGCTCTCGAGATCATCGAGGAGTTCCTCGACGAGCGGTGA
- a CDS encoding alpha/beta hydrolase translates to MSDVLVPGARDVRGTLDEPEGDPSAIVVACPPHPQQRGSRSDPRLVAVGEALREVGIACLRFDYGAWDEGYGERADVRNAVRWARDRDDTLPVGVFGYSFGASLALLAAADSEAVDAVAALAPTARLAADLDAVDALDDLAVPVCVLYGERDATVDWEPVVDRASARGDEVTALSGDHFFVGKHDAIADDVAAFFERTLSDPA, encoded by the coding sequence ATGAGCGACGTGTTGGTTCCCGGCGCCCGCGACGTCCGCGGAACGCTCGACGAACCCGAGGGCGACCCGAGCGCGATCGTCGTCGCCTGTCCGCCCCACCCCCAACAGCGGGGTTCGCGAAGCGATCCGCGCCTGGTCGCCGTCGGCGAGGCCCTTCGGGAGGTCGGCATCGCCTGCCTGCGCTTCGATTACGGCGCGTGGGACGAGGGCTACGGCGAGCGGGCGGACGTCCGCAACGCGGTCCGGTGGGCTCGCGACCGGGACGATACTCTCCCGGTCGGCGTCTTCGGCTACAGTTTCGGCGCCAGTCTGGCGCTGCTGGCCGCGGCGGACTCCGAAGCCGTCGACGCGGTCGCCGCCCTCGCGCCGACGGCCCGCCTGGCCGCGGATCTCGACGCGGTCGACGCGCTGGACGACCTCGCGGTCCCCGTCTGCGTGCTCTACGGCGAGCGGGACGCGACCGTCGACTGGGAGCCGGTCGTCGACCGCGCGAGCGCGCGCGGCGACGAGGTGACTGCGCTGTCGGGCGATCACTTCTTTGTCGGAAAACACGACGCCATCGCGGACGACGTCGCGGCGTTCTTCGAGCGGACGCTCAGCGACCCGGCGTGA
- a CDS encoding SDR family NAD(P)-dependent oxidoreductase — protein sequence MQLVENDVAVITGAASGIGRTTAKTFADHGASVVVADVDADAGAETVAEITDAGGDATFVRTDVSDPDDVEAMIETAVSEYGGLDVLYNNAAIEGPVARLGEYDDDAFEQVIDVNLKGVWYGMKYGIDAMLADDGGSIISASSIGGEVAVPQYGGYGAAKAAVSHLTKYAAIEYAEEGIRANAVAPGIVRTDMIERTIEEHPEMEEQFLNTEPMAGLADPQEIANAVLFLGSDLSSRVTGVTLPVEGGYLAQ from the coding sequence ATGCAGTTAGTCGAGAACGATGTCGCAGTCATCACAGGCGCAGCGTCTGGAATCGGACGAACGACGGCGAAGACGTTCGCCGATCACGGTGCATCCGTCGTCGTCGCCGACGTAGACGCCGACGCCGGCGCGGAGACGGTCGCGGAGATCACCGATGCGGGCGGGGACGCGACCTTCGTTCGCACGGACGTTTCCGACCCCGACGACGTCGAAGCGATGATCGAAACCGCGGTCAGCGAGTACGGTGGACTGGACGTCCTCTACAACAACGCGGCCATCGAGGGGCCGGTCGCCCGACTCGGCGAGTACGACGACGACGCCTTCGAACAGGTCATCGACGTGAACCTGAAAGGCGTCTGGTACGGGATGAAGTACGGTATCGACGCGATGTTGGCGGACGACGGCGGCTCGATCATCAGCGCCTCGTCGATCGGCGGCGAGGTCGCGGTCCCGCAGTACGGCGGCTACGGGGCGGCGAAGGCGGCCGTCAGTCACCTCACGAAGTACGCGGCTATTGAGTACGCAGAAGAGGGAATCCGCGCGAACGCCGTCGCACCGGGTATCGTCCGCACGGACATGATCGAGCGGACGATCGAAGAACATCCCGAGATGGAGGAACAGTTCCTGAACACCGAGCCGATGGCGGGTCTCGCGGATCCGCAGGAAATCGCGAACGCAGTTCTCTTCCTCGGCTCCGACCTCTCGTCGCGCGTCACCGGCGTAACACTGCCCGTCGAAGGCGGCTACCTCGCGCAGTAA
- a CDS encoding FRG domain-containing protein: MTAEHAPTVHRAETWTELQELLSREMWMPDIERHRSRYVFRGMPDKSFSLETPIKRFVGDSGKWNLEPLLLRNFAQYAMSELDDPRSVWHLVSIAQHYGLPTRLLDWSFSPLVAAYFATQTGDTDYDGVIWAVDYQKLHADLPDYYQEVLEMTETHMLDVHLLSNATLEYELREDRIGDEGLAPARNLNDVSRITELWQELWAPDDDDPADQYTMFFRPPAIDDRIVNQSAVFSFQSDPRLTLDEWLEDRPDCYRKIVIPGERKLEFRDKLDQMNVNHRTLFPGLEGLTTWLKQYYKPKSGE, encoded by the coding sequence ATGACCGCTGAGCACGCGCCTACCGTTCACCGCGCCGAGACGTGGACCGAACTCCAGGAACTGCTCTCCCGGGAGATGTGGATGCCGGATATCGAACGCCACCGCTCGCGGTACGTGTTCCGCGGGATGCCCGACAAATCGTTCAGCCTCGAGACGCCGATCAAACGGTTCGTCGGCGACTCCGGCAAGTGGAACCTCGAGCCGCTATTGCTCCGGAACTTTGCCCAATACGCGATGAGCGAACTCGACGATCCCCGCTCGGTCTGGCACCTGGTCTCGATCGCCCAGCACTACGGGCTGCCGACCAGGCTGCTCGACTGGTCGTTCTCGCCGCTGGTGGCAGCCTATTTCGCCACCCAGACCGGCGACACCGACTACGACGGGGTGATCTGGGCCGTCGACTACCAGAAGCTCCACGCCGATCTGCCCGACTACTACCAGGAGGTTCTGGAGATGACGGAGACGCACATGCTCGACGTCCACCTCCTCTCGAACGCGACCCTCGAGTACGAGCTCCGCGAGGACCGGATCGGCGACGAGGGCCTGGCGCCGGCCCGGAACCTCAACGACGTCTCTCGGATCACCGAGCTCTGGCAGGAGTTGTGGGCACCCGACGACGATGATCCGGCCGACCAGTACACCATGTTCTTTCGGCCGCCGGCGATCGACGACCGCATCGTCAACCAGTCCGCGGTCTTCTCGTTTCAGTCGGATCCACGCCTCACACTCGACGAGTGGCTCGAAGACCGACCCGACTGCTACCGAAAGATCGTCATTCCGGGCGAGCGCAAGCTCGAATTCCGCGACAAGCTCGATCAGATGAACGTCAACCACCGGACGCTGTTCCCCGGGCTCGAGGGGTTGACGACCTGGCTCAAGCAGTACTACAAGCCGAAATCTGGAGAGTAA
- a CDS encoding ATP-binding protein, with translation MTDLGDFGDFDADAGSDDGAAADSADSSTASSDPDRAASRRSTTDGTTDDFESTPVEPRGEDVGIGTVCVSQGLRVGEEEDDTTLRAYVTRGNRSSIRIGSYLLAPYPDGETLFCRITGLEYAQQYHADDATEIHARRAMRRDGIDESDYKFVASLEPVAVLYEDDGELKRRMTDRVPKPQTVIRQADDTEEIKTGLKMPDDGVFLGHLSVGGEKVKTAASPPTIDYRLKDDYEAGDPLVFRHTLIAGGTGSGKTHGAKNILRQYLAEDRAYPMDDGREVSPAVVQFDPQDEYAQMHDDNPDLDDEFARRLEREGIAYGGHDDTTAFVPKVGSSSYAAGHHRAKQVEFTIPFSMVHDNPWLVAGSGLNDNQYGALVSVLLPRFRKQYGADGTYDEFTSFLDDPALREELDESGRVHEATFDAVRRRVLGFDHVFDQDARPITDLVHEFVRPGGLTVVPTYHINDSRATEAIVLAVSSLIIDQKLSNDPTYDRIKETPLVLGMDEAHNFLTDADSVQAGKVITKFTEAAKQGRKERLGLFLITQDPQDIHDAVFKQLNTTVVLNLGDEDAIKSVNIPSNLESKVPYMEKGQMVVYSPDNSEPVELIGLPKCLTRHGRD, from the coding sequence ATGACCGATCTGGGAGACTTCGGCGATTTCGACGCCGACGCCGGCTCCGACGACGGCGCGGCGGCCGATTCGGCGGACTCGTCGACGGCCTCATCAGACCCTGACCGTGCCGCGAGCCGCCGTTCGACGACAGACGGAACGACCGACGACTTCGAATCGACGCCCGTCGAACCCCGCGGCGAAGACGTCGGTATCGGGACGGTTTGCGTCTCCCAGGGCCTGCGCGTCGGCGAAGAGGAGGACGACACCACCCTGCGGGCCTACGTCACCCGCGGCAACCGCTCGTCGATCCGCATCGGAAGCTATCTGCTTGCACCCTACCCCGACGGCGAGACGCTGTTCTGTCGCATCACGGGCCTGGAGTACGCCCAGCAGTACCACGCCGACGACGCGACGGAGATCCACGCTAGGCGGGCGATGCGACGCGACGGGATCGACGAGTCCGACTACAAGTTCGTCGCGAGCCTCGAACCCGTCGCCGTCCTCTACGAGGATGACGGCGAACTCAAACGGCGGATGACCGACCGGGTGCCCAAACCCCAGACGGTGATCCGCCAGGCCGACGACACCGAGGAGATCAAGACCGGACTGAAGATGCCCGACGACGGGGTCTTCCTGGGGCACCTCTCGGTCGGCGGCGAGAAAGTCAAGACCGCGGCCTCGCCGCCGACGATCGACTACCGGCTGAAAGACGACTACGAGGCCGGCGATCCGCTCGTCTTCCGGCACACGCTGATCGCCGGCGGGACGGGATCGGGGAAGACCCACGGCGCGAAGAACATCTTGCGGCAGTACCTCGCCGAGGACCGCGCGTACCCGATGGACGACGGCCGCGAAGTCAGCCCCGCCGTCGTCCAGTTCGATCCGCAGGACGAGTACGCCCAGATGCACGACGACAACCCCGATCTGGACGACGAGTTCGCGCGCCGACTCGAGCGCGAGGGGATCGCCTACGGCGGCCACGACGACACGACCGCGTTCGTGCCGAAGGTGGGGTCGTCGTCGTACGCGGCGGGCCACCACCGCGCGAAGCAGGTCGAGTTCACGATCCCGTTCTCGATGGTCCACGACAACCCGTGGCTGGTCGCTGGCAGCGGACTGAACGATAACCAGTACGGCGCGCTCGTCAGCGTGCTCCTGCCGCGGTTCCGCAAGCAGTACGGCGCGGACGGTACCTACGACGAATTCACCTCCTTCCTCGACGATCCCGCGCTGCGCGAGGAACTCGACGAATCGGGTCGGGTCCACGAGGCGACCTTCGACGCCGTCCGCCGGCGCGTGCTCGGCTTCGACCACGTCTTCGACCAGGACGCCCGGCCGATCACCGACCTGGTCCACGAGTTCGTCCGGCCTGGCGGGCTCACGGTAGTCCCGACCTACCACATCAACGACAGCCGGGCGACCGAGGCGATCGTGCTCGCGGTCTCGTCGCTCATTATCGACCAGAAGCTCTCGAACGACCCGACCTACGACCGGATCAAGGAGACCCCGCTCGTGCTCGGGATGGACGAGGCTCACAACTTCCTGACCGACGCCGACTCGGTTCAGGCGGGGAAGGTGATCACGAAGTTCACCGAGGCCGCCAAACAGGGCCGCAAGGAGCGACTCGGCCTGTTCCTCATCACGCAGGACCCCCAGGACATCCACGACGCCGTCTTCAAGCAGCTCAACACCACCGTCGTCCTGAACCTGGGTGACGAGGACGCGATCAAGAGCGTCAACATCCCGAGCAACCTCGAATCGAAGGTCCCGTACATGGAGAAGGGCCAGATGGTCGTCTACTCGCCCGACAACTCCGAGCCGGTCGAACTGATCGGCCTCCCGAAGTGCCTGACCAGGCACGGCCGAGATTGA
- a CDS encoding cohesin domain-containing protein, translating to MTPPRDDDPRHRRQAASIDIRTALLVTGAAVLLAVSIVGAAGSVAAIDQVAFFSPDRSPVEADPGETVDVDVVLESQGGHGDEGIEAVTLVAQYDPEYVEIVAVERGPWLEGDDTEVRTADAIAHEEGTAVLEQRREPAANGTAGVGTVATLTVRIADDAPAGATTISFAESDVDVTGDWPIAVGDESATVAIDGGDESLDSFDHTDPDELDLDLSESDGETADDESDGTDGSDDDETVPGFTAGPALAAVALGSLWLAVRRDGHSK from the coding sequence ATGACGCCGCCACGTGACGACGACCCGCGTCACCGCCGCCAGGCCGCCTCGATCGACATCCGGACCGCCCTCTTGGTTACCGGCGCGGCCGTGTTGCTCGCCGTCTCGATCGTCGGCGCCGCGGGATCGGTCGCCGCGATCGATCAGGTCGCGTTCTTCTCGCCCGATCGGTCGCCGGTCGAGGCTGACCCCGGCGAGACGGTCGACGTCGACGTCGTCTTAGAGAGCCAGGGTGGGCACGGCGACGAGGGGATCGAAGCGGTGACGCTGGTCGCGCAGTACGATCCCGAATACGTCGAGATCGTCGCCGTCGAACGGGGCCCGTGGCTCGAGGGCGACGACACCGAGGTCCGAACCGCGGACGCGATCGCCCACGAGGAAGGGACGGCAGTGCTCGAACAGCGCCGCGAGCCGGCGGCCAACGGGACGGCCGGCGTGGGGACCGTCGCGACGCTGACCGTTCGGATCGCCGACGACGCGCCGGCCGGCGCGACGACGATTTCCTTCGCCGAGAGCGACGTCGACGTCACCGGCGACTGGCCGATCGCCGTCGGCGACGAGTCCGCGACCGTCGCGATCGACGGCGGCGACGAGTCGCTCGACTCGTTCGACCACACCGATCCCGACGAGCTAGACCTCGATCTCTCGGAATCGGACGGGGAGACGGCAGATGACGAGAGCGACGGAACCGACGGGAGCGACGACGACGAGACGGTCCCGGGCTTTACGGCCGGGCCCGCGCTCGCCGCCGTCGCGCTCGGCAGCCTCTGGCTCGCGGTCCGCCGCGACGGTCACTCCAAATAA